caaataaagttGTGTTTAGTCcagtaattaatttattgttttgttttgtttctattaatatcactaaatcaaatacatatttacaTGATTCAATATagttttgaataatttaaataccttaatttaataattttatgatttaattattaaaaaacatttaatatttttttaattaaaatgattgttTTACGATTTAacagtttattttaatttaaatgtggTAACGGGTACAAGTATGTATATTTAGACTGATGATACTCATACAATAGGTATTTCCTCAACAGAGGAGGTAAGGTAACAacataaatgaaaaatagaTAATGAGGTAAAGAAAGAAATGTTTatatttgtgttatttttaattcttattattaaatcaaaaataaataatgaatcaaataataaaataaaataaaaaataacaaaaaaaaaaattgtttgccACCTCACTCTGccacataattgattttttttaatgaatagaTATCATCTAAAGACTAAAGTTGAGTAATATAGAATTATAAGAACTaaataaaaaggtaaaatttTATTGGGATTAAAACTGGGATTTGACctatattacaaaaaaaaaattattaactcaaaatttgatattaatagAATGAGAATAAATAGTCACACATATGACTGAAGAGAAAGACAAGGCTTTGACCAAGGAATGAAGCAATGTGCGGTGAAGGCAAGGCATGGAGTAGTAGCAAAAAATTGTAATGAAAAACATGCGCATAATGACATTTTCGGATAGGCTAAAGACTTATTTGTTCATTTAAAGTCAGCACCTCGATTTAAAAGTAAAgtacataatattaataattgaataacaaattaaatataaatatagttaattcATTATAActaatcataaatttattataataataatcattaattttCACACTAAATTCTAAAAAACAGAAGGAAGCAATATAAGACGATTTATACCTTTAAAAAACAAGATTTACACTAAGTCATCACATTTTTCTAACTTACACAAGGAGTTTCCTTTATCTAAACTATCATATTAAAagatatatcttttttattatattaacgtgcgtatatatttcattttgtttgtttctttgtGAAGTCGTTGCCATAACCCCATCCTAATATTATTGTAAAGATTTGAGATTGTCTAATTTGTTTTCAATCGAAGtacttaaagaaaaaaaagtaatgaaagataaaaatgtaaatttattgTACGGAAAAAAATTCCGTCCAAACTATAATTAAGTGGTACTTGGTAGTTATCTCGACATATGGAGGTTTATAACCTCAACATCATAAAACACATATATAGACTCCAAAATTCTCTTTACTTTCTCATGTGAGACTTGTAGAACAAGAGAATTTTGAAATAAACTAAAAACACAACACATTTTTCATTTCGCATAAATTCAAAGGCCAAAACATGTTTATCATTGTTTgattaatatatatgatttttttaactattatttcttcaaataaattacATGCAAGATGCAAAGAAAACAGTACACACCAAAAGTCTCAACTATTTTTCATCAACAGAAACAACtattaacaaaattattcaTACATATTTGTTAATTCTTTTAGTATCATACATTCTCCACTCCACTATCCAAAGTTCCTTGGTGTGTCAAGGTGAGTTGTTGTAACCCACAGTGATAATCTCAAATCCCAcgctaaaaaaaaaaaaaaaaactcacaaaaCAACCTCGTTATTAAAAATCCAACTAAACTTAACCCCATGTGGTTTCATGTTACGAGCACGTGCATCAGCACGCTCTTGCAGCCTTCTAATCCTAGGCGCTAACCCACACACATATTCCTGCGCCCTTTTCCCCTCAGTCGTCAATCCCTCCAGCTTCTCTAATCTCCACCGTTGGAccaaaaactccaaaatatcaGCGTAATCATTTGCCGTGTACACGCCCGTACGCTGCGCCACAGCCGCAAAGTGCTCGAATAGCTTGGGGTCATGTCCATCGTACATAAGGTGTGCCGGCATTGTGATCTTTTTTTCCATCATATCACCAATGGCTAACATTGCTCCACTGGGATCCACTTCTAGAAGCTTCTCAACGATTTTTGAGTATGCGTTCTCGTGACGCTTTTCGTCTGCTGCTATGGTACCGCATATGCGTGCAAGCACTGGATCGCCACCTTCTTTCGCTAGACGAGCAGTGTTGCCGTGTGATACGAAGGTTGCTCGTTCTTGGAATGAGGTGTACACGAACCCTAAATATGGGTTGTTTTCTGTACCTGGGTCCTGCCCAacccaaaaatttaaaataaaaataaaaataaaaattagatattAACCTTCAAAAATGTGTTACATAGAAAAATGTAGCTATTGAATTTCCTAGAGTTGACTCCAGTACAGTCAACACTAATtcactctaatataatatattttttaggaaCAATAAATACATTGCTATTAGTTCCTACTGGTccaccaaaaaataaaataaaaaaattcctaCGCTTAGTGTTATTTTCAGAATATTTTTAGAGTATTgagtttctttttataatttcataaaaattaataattagataaaaaaaatcatactatatttttatttttgagtaaTTTTATAATGGGAGATGTAACAAAggaaattacaaaaaaaaaaaaaaatgaaattaaggaaaagagaagaaaaggtTACCATGCCAGCTCCAATGAGGTACTGAACGGTCTTTTCAATCATCTCCATATCAACCCGACCAGAAAGATACAAATAAGTCTTAAGCAAATCCCCATGTCTATTTTCTTCGGCAGTCCAAGCCCGGGTCCAAACGGCCCATGGGCTTGGACTTGATCCAACCTCATCCCCAACTCCATCAAGATTATTAATCATACTCTGATATGTCGGAAGCGCCTCTTCCGTCACCATATCACCAACCAACACCACAAAATATTCATCTGGAAGCTCTTTTGTTCGTTCACGAAGAGATTTCACTTGATCTGTGAATTCATCGAACGGTAATGATGGATCAGGGAGAAAATTCTGTGGCTGCCAGCATTGTTCAACGGGCTTTAGAAGTGGTAAGACCGATTCTGAGGCCCAATTTTCAAGTGACttgaaaatttcaactttttcCGGTGGCAATGAGTGAGTTTTGTGGATTTTTAGTGGTGGTGGTGTGGCGGTGATGGTTGATTTTGGTGGTGGTAATAGGTGGCGATGAGTTCGATAGTTTACATGTGTTGGAATGTTCCATGTTAAAGGAAGTGTCGTCATGGAGTGACAAGTTTGAATATGCATGgttatgatattttatattttgtttggtgCTTAATTGTGAAAATAATGAATGTTGTGGGAGATATATGTAGGAAATTGGATTGTTGATTACCCTTTTTGTTTGAATAATTTACAGAAAAgccattttatgttttttattaatttattgatattgatatgattGGTTGTGAGAGGGTGGAAATTTGTAagatctttatttttatttctatggaATTGTGTTTAAGATAGGTTTGGGTATTTTTGGTTGAGAAAATATTGTTAACTTAGAAAGGCTAGAAAAGAAAGGGTATAATTGTCATTGAACGAATATTATGTGGCATTGGAAAGAGAATGGTAAAAGGGAGGATTTTGTAAAACAAGGGGTGCTCTGGTTTTGGTCGGGAGAACTATTGCAGAGCCACGTTATTAATTCTATGGATCTTTAATGCCAGCACATTtcttaaacaattatttttttctttgttaagAATATTTTTTCATTGCTCTTGGAATTATCGAAACTTACtgctaatatatattttcaccTACGTggcatttaatatttttaggtatatatatatatatatatattaaaagttataataatttttattaaattatttttttaattattgttgaattttatattattattaatacaaaatataataatattttaaaaattatatatatatatatatatatattaatcattgtataataatataaaagaataattaaaattatattaaaaaaatttaaatgacatTCATCgtaagatttttttatttttaaaataatactcTTTGTAAAATATAGGAAGTATTATCTTATTCttcttttcttaacaaaagGATGTAAACGATCTCATTTaccttataatattttgaattaatcaaacaactttcttttacaaatttttcttttttttaagaatttatttttttaatccaaaTCCAACCTTCTATCAGTATGTTTGGATTGGTTAAGTTGTAAGAAATAACTATCAAAATATTatgtgaaattaaattaagagtttAACACGCATAATgagtgtaaaaaaattatattatcaatccATCATAACTATTTGtagatataattttaaaaatattaataataaaagtcaaatatttttaataatttaaagataataaaaattacaaaaatagtatatattaaatgtttaaattaatagtataagCATTCGTTTTTTACAGaataatatatgcattatttttttcaattcaaacaAACTTTTCATTTCTTAGTAAAAAaactaacttttttattttttatttttaactttgtcTTGGCATTAATTAATCTTTAACCCTAAATGAATCAAACATCCCTTAATAAAGATTTATACGGTTGAGTCATATTGGTTCGATCTAGGTGGTAAAGTAGATGAATTGAATGAATATGAATTAAAATGATGGATTAAAAtagtaattcatttgcaattcactaaaagtttttaaaaaaattaaaattagttgtAGAGTTCATTagttgtaaaataataaataaagttatttttaaagttcattagttgtaaaataatttaaataaaaaaaactattttttaaaaacagtttcataaaaaagtatttttttttaaataaatattatagtattttcttaaaagtatatattaaaaaaaagtccattggattatattaaataaaacatatgaTCCATTGATTTAATGAACTAAATATCCAAGATTCTAAATAACTTTGACACCATATCTCAACCAAAAATTCTAAGTCATTAGAGTCACTTCCcttatatatttaacatttacCACATTCATTGTTGATATGGAATTTAACCATTTACATTTGaacctaataatttttttctcaagtGTGAGTCTCTCACATTTTACACTTGCACCATTGTTATTAATAACTAGATCTACCTCCTGACTACACTTCAAGTGTCGGTTTCCCAAATTTTggtattatataaaaataacgtAAACCTTTGGTTAGAATTGTTGTTTTCTTCTCATACTGCAGAACACTACATTTGAGACACACATTTGATGATGCATATTCATTACAAAATCGAATACAATCATTTCATTACGAAATAAAAGAATCCATTTGATAATTTCGTATAACTTAAAGGACTACACGATATATTTTtcctaaattttaatatataaaataatatcatttataattaaaatatccaTTATTTAATTcagattcaattttttaataacacTTTTATTCTCGTGAAAGAAGTTGTTATGAAAgacaatttgaaaaattaaataaattagttattttttttaaagagtatACACAATATGCCAAAAAAATTGGTTCTATAGTGTTTATTTTGGTCTTTCATAGCGCTTATAAGTCTTATTAATGTTGGTGATATTAAAAGTATATGGtgttttatagagttttttaagTGCTATTATAGGTGAACATTAGATAACATTTTCCTTATATGCTTtattataatttgatattaaattggATTTCAAACACGTCTTTTGTTAATAATTGTTACTGTTATAATAAGtgctattataatattattttaaaaaaaaatatttgaccaaataAATTTCTATATAGCTCTCCTTTTATAACAGTTCAAGATATAAGAcaagaaaattaatcaaatttcattttgtaAACATTGCAAACTAAaaccatttattttaaaaagccaAATGTATTAATATTAACTGATCCAAAATGAAAAAAGTACAAAAAAGACAAGGTTGTTAAAGTATACTAATTTTTCCTCCACATCCAATTATCTATCAACtttaaaacaaatcaattggTATCAATACAACTGCCCACAATCTATACACATAAGCACTATGTAAATCTCATAACGCCTTGcatccaagcaaacatatatatacataccaaaacaacattaacatttgatcaacttttttttctttataaactTCGATCATGGTTATCATGTTTCCTGTATAGAAGAAAAAACTCAACAAGCCATAAGCAACTCAATAAAACTGCAACATCATATACATGGGATCAAGAATCTAAAAACCCAACAATAGCAAGACCATACAAGATTCTAGGGTAACATAGAATGAGGACTAGGAGgtaaaaagtaaaaagaaatacaaaaactTAATTACCAGGCGAAAGCCAAATAGTCTATCTGTAATGAGGGACACTACAAGACATTTGATAGGGTCATatgtacaaaattaaaattaaaattaaaattaaattttaagaacTTAAACATTCAAGAAAAGATAAAATCTCACCAAAAAACTTATAGACTATATAACTAGCTCAATCATCCTTCACCACATTAACTTGTCTTTAGAATAGGTAATACAGTACTCAGAAAAGTACttacaacaaaaaagaaaacataaaattagGTTCGAACAAGTATATTAAATGTATGTgattacaaataataattaaattaatttcatgTACATTAACTtgaatcatattttaatttttaatgatgaTCTCTTTCATAAATTGTATGACATAATATTTACAATTATCATTGTTATCTTGGCTGAGACACTGAAAATAAACATGTACATCCATAACTTTTGCACTACATAATTATTTgaatataacattaaaaatattttttttttttagtgtgaTGCTATTATATTTAAACTTGGTCACCGAAGCTTCCCTACGAgcacaataaatttttaaagctcttctaaaattaaattaacttcAAATAAGTATTAGTTATAAATCATTGTATATATAAACACTAagaaaagtttaaataaaaatataaatacttatGTGTTGAACATAGAAACCATACTTTTGTGATTTTGAGGCTCACCATTCAACAAATCAAAGTAGTATATTATCTCAGTCATGGGATTGATGATAATCAAGATTCAATATCTACACctatatttaatgtttaaatattgttgatttatttaaaatttattttcaatatattgtCATTGTAGATAACATTTttatagtaattaattttaattatccgACATATGGTAACTccaataaaactaacaaaactGCTTTTGTTAGGTCCAATTGATTGACCCATTTCATTCCATGCAACCTTAAAAAAGGAGAGAGTAATTATATGtgtataaaaaagaaacaatataCCTTAGAGTCTATTCTCTAATGCTCTTAAAGTACAATATAGCTTATTTTGTATTTCGCTCATTTGCTTTTCACTCTGATACAATTCTTCATTATACTCACACCACATGAAAGAACGTTTTTCCTACTATTAGAAGCACAATCATCATCATGAGGAGAAGTCGTTCaaccaaaacaataaaaataataataataattaataccaATGGgaataaaaattagaataaaaatgataaataatcacactttttttttaaaattattctaccatgtacaatcaatatttttctatacTTTATTGGATtcttaattttttgattttttttaacacaaaatGGTGGATTGATCCAAATACCTTCATTAATGTGGTTGTTTCTCATATAGAGAATGTTATTTATAGTTGGATCAATTTCAAGCGATTGTGATGTATTAGATAAATGATCATCCTCATTATATATCACTTTACGTTCTTGTTTGTagtgataatttattttgttagttaGAAGCATAATTGACGACTTTTCAACAGTATAATTAATAGCATAGAACACTTGTTGAGTTTGTGATGTTAAAATAAATGGTTCTTTTTGTACACTATCAGGGACAAATCTTAGTGGTGACATGGGAGGTCACGGTCACCccaaaaaaattttatttcgtAAAAATAGgtatacttaaaataatatttatctataatatatgatatatataaccAATGTTTcgctaataatatcaaattgtgGAGTAGTTTAGTGGTAATGGAGTTTTTTATAAACCTCATGTCCCTGATTCAAGTCTCtatgataatatattttatttttatgttggtCCCCCCAATAAAACTTGTCAAGATCTGCCACTGTACACCATTGTTTCAGTGTCCACCTTCACAAACCCACCTTTATCAATTTGATCACCATTATTGTTGTCAATTCACTTGCAATCAAACACATACACTATAAATAATGTGTAATCCAACTCTTATATACGCTCAATGATCCCAAAATGTGACATATCAACAACTGGGGGACTTCTATCTTTGACACTTGAGACATGGACATATTGAGCTACGAGTTTGAcaccactattttgcatagtacTATGATGATCATGTTCTTTTGTATGTAATGTGTAGTTATTGATTACATAGGCAAAATAAGAAAGAACATATACATTTGGACCAACTGCTAGCCATCTAAGCTAATTCTAAacaaaatgtgatttttttagcCAAGAGGTAAATTTTCGATTTTGtctgcttgttatccaattgTTATTCCTATTAGAGCTCAAGCCTTCAAGTTTTTTTCTTGTACATTTCAATGTGCCTCAATCTCATCGACGTTGTGTTGAACATAAAATGTGTTTGCTCACATTCGACGTTTGACATGGTCTAACATAATTTTCACCAATCCATTCCCCTATTGTTCTTATTGAGTGGCATGACTATGTCCTATAGATTCAACATTGGAGATGTAGTCAATGCAAAACTCAACTGCTTCTTCAACTATATATCGTTCAACAATACAACCCTCTGGTCGACCAAGATTCTtcacgtacccttttaatatatTCATGTAACGCTCAATTAGAAATTGTATGATggaccattatatcaaaaaatgaGGGTGGAAAATAAGTCTCAAGTTCACatatcactacgcgaaaaatggtattttacagcgctttttttaagccatttacagcgctttttcaaaaaattaagcgctgtagtatccagcgctgtaaaaagatacaacagcgctctttaaaataaataaataaaaaagcgctgtaaatctcttctaaaaacgcgctgcttgttgtattagttttacggcgctttttaaaaaaagcgttgtaatatgcattcctttatttcaattatatctctttctgggattataacaacaatctccttcataaatcgtaatatacagtatccgcagtctatgttgttagtttgacgagagcactataaaataaaacatataagtcaataaatatttgtggattgattgttaatgaaattttaaagccatacatttcaaacctttattagaatccatgtgatttatttgatttttgcttcgacactgtagcacccatttgagctcggaaaacttgtaaaacactatcaaataaatgtgattattagcattaacagacacattatatattttatttttttaaagcctattacagcgctttttttaaaaagcgctgtaaaagaccttcttattttatttttttaaagcctattacagcgctttttttaaaaagcgctgtaaaagaccttcttattttatttttttaaagcctattacagcgctttttttaaaaagcgctgtaaaagaccttcttattttatttttttaaagcctattacagcgctttttttaaaaagcgctgtaaaagaccttcttattttatttttttaaagcctattacagcgctttttttaaaaagcgctgtaaaagaccttcttattttatttttttaaagcctattacagcgctttttttaaaaagcgctgtaaaagaccttcttattttatttttttaaagcctattacagcgctttttttaaaaagcgctgtaaaagaccttcttattttatttttttaaagcctattacagcgctttttttaaaaagcgctgtaaaagaccttcttattttatttttttaaagcctattacagcgctttttttaaaaagcgctgtaaaagaccttcttattttatttttttaaagcctattacagcgctttttttaaaaagcgctgtaaaagaccttcttattttattttttaaaagcctattacagcgctttttttaaaaagcgctgtaaaagaccttcttattttattttttaaaagcctattacagcgctttttttaaaaagcgctgtaaaagaccttcttattttattttttaaaagcctattacagcgctttttttaaaaagcgctgtaaaagaccttcttattttattttttaaaagcctattacaacgctttttttaaagagcgctgtaaaagacctccttattttactttttaaaagcctattacagcgctttttttaaagagcgctgtaaaagacctccttattttacttttaaaagcctattacaacgcttttttaaagagcgctgtaaaagacctccttattttattttttgaaagtctattagagcgcttttttacagactttttaaagcgcttgtccaaaagcgctgtaaaagacctccttatttttttttaaaacctttttacagcgcttttccaaaaagcgctctaataggtcctttaattatgtgaaatcaaagtcttttacagcgctttttttatagcgcttgtcaaaaaagcgctgttgtatcctccgttatttttaaaatatcatacaacagcgcttgtatttaataagcgctataaaagaagcgctataaaatgtcatttttggcgtagtgtatgGTGACAACAATTTCCTTCTATAGTGTcggtgatgactcttcatcatatgcatatttttaattgtttttagtcttatctatctttaatcattagttaatttaagaagttatttgatatattttgttgattttagttctttgatttagtgaaatgcttatgttcttatttctttgattaagtagatattttttgtagttttgtgttgtttccTTGTTTTAatgtagtgctgaattttggtgaaaaatcaatatgacctatgtggagtatttcatcCATACTTGAAGTTGTAGATGTCCCATTGGAGTCAACCCAAGTGCGAATCAAAGCTAATAGCCATAGCTACAATTTTCATGAAGACACTGAAACCCAATTTAgtctcaaaagaggagaaaaacgCAGAAAATGTCAAACAAAAGAAGTTGTGAGCCTGAAGCGCAACAACTGTGTCTGGGGCGCATTTCCGCACTGATGAGTCTGCCAATTCGCGCTTGAAGCGCAACAGCTATGCCTGAAGCGCGTGACAACGAAAGTCGTGAATGGGAAACACCACTTTTTGACTTAAACCTAATAATATTAGCATTAAATCATAAGACATGCATGTGAAAGATACTTGAAATTGTCCAGCAACATGAACAAACATAAGAGTAAACAGAAAGGAAAAAAATCTAAGATTGTCATAGTAGTGAGTTGTTCAGCAACATGAACTCACAGTAGCCAAATGTCCAACATGATTACATTGATAGAGGTGATTGACTCTAATTGTGAGAGTGATGAAGACAATCAAGTTTGAATGTAAACGGTACGCGATCGAGTTTGGATTGATACATCAATCAAATTTGAGttcattgaattttttattgagactttcttttgtttttgagaaaaaCAAAGATTTAATCGATAGAATAAAACTTCAATTAGtgggaaaaaaaattaacacattaattttaatagCATTTCCACAAATAACACTATAAAGAATATAAGTATGATCTTTAATAAAACTTATattataaaagttatttaaaaattctataAACAGTGCTCGTTCTGTGAGGTATGAAAAGTTAATTTTGGAGCAGCGtcagaaaatatatattttgttatatattcgAGTAATTGTAAGCATTGTTCTCGTACAGTAGCAGAACTACAATCATTGTTACAGTGCCTGAACCCTCCTGCCAAATTTAATTGACgtaattattattaatctatttaaatacCTATTCTTATTTTCACGTTGACTTTAAATTAAACTATACACAAGTTATAGTATTATAGGCAAAGCGATATTTCTCACCcatatattctatatttttttatgagaaaaataaattttaaaaactatgtaagaaaaaaaatcttgatagagattaaaaaaattg
The genomic region above belongs to Cicer arietinum cultivar CDC Frontier isolate Library 1 chromosome 4, Cicar.CDCFrontier_v2.0, whole genome shotgun sequence and contains:
- the LOC101499266 gene encoding stearoyl-[acyl-carrier-protein] 9-desaturase 6, chloroplastic yields the protein MHIQTCHSMTTLPLTWNIPTHVNYRTHRHLLPPPKSTITATPPPLKIHKTHSLPPEKVEIFKSLENWASESVLPLLKPVEQCWQPQNFLPDPSLPFDEFTDQVKSLRERTKELPDEYFVVLVGDMVTEEALPTYQSMINNLDGVGDEVGSSPSPWAVWTRAWTAEENRHGDLLKTYLYLSGRVDMEMIEKTVQYLIGAGMDPGTENNPYLGFVYTSFQERATFVSHGNTARLAKEGGDPVLARICGTIAADEKRHENAYSKIVEKLLEVDPSGAMLAIGDMMEKKITMPAHLMYDGHDPKLFEHFAAVAQRTGVYTANDYADILEFLVQRWRLEKLEGLTTEGKRAQEYVCGLAPRIRRLQERADARARNMKPHGVKFSWIFNNEVVL